In Penaeus monodon isolate SGIC_2016 chromosome 7, NSTDA_Pmon_1, whole genome shotgun sequence, the following are encoded in one genomic region:
- the LOC119575454 gene encoding RNA transcription, translation and transport factor protein-like, translated as MFRRKLMALEYMNPETFNINDEKSFRDLIVWLEDQKIRHYKIEDRGDLKAIDSNEWPTTYKRYLGGLNCPTNPNDRQAVVDWLLGLAVRFEYGDNVDKFKTETAENVRNRQQSAPKIVNTNPLDSLDFQSPEFRDGVNRLAKQLNITPHPNHLITLKAISKLIRTRLSTEALQNPGEFVHQV; from the exons ATGTTCCGCCGAAAGTTGATGGCCCTCGAGTACATGAACCCCGAAACTTTTAATATTAATG ATGAGAAGAGCTTTCGTGACTTGATTGTTTGGCTGGAGGATCAGAAGATTCGGCATTACAAGATTGAAGACCGTGGTGATCTAAAAGCAATTGACTCCAATGAGTGGCCCACGACATACAAGCGCTATTTAGGAGGACTCAACTGCCCCACAAATCCTAATGATAGACAAGCAGTGGTAGATTGGTTGCTGGGACTGGCTGTACGATTCgaatatggtgataatg TGGATAAGTTCAAGACCGAGACGGCAGAAAATGTTCGAAATAGGCAGCAGAGTGCCCCCAAAATTGTCAACACAAATCCTCTGGATAGTCTAGACTTCCAAAGTCCAGAATTTAGAG atgGAGTTAACCGCCTGGCGAAACAACTGAACATCACGCCGCATCCGAATCATCTTATCACCCTTAAGGCCATAAGTAAGCTCATTAGAACTCGTCTGTCAACAGAAGCACTACAGAATCCAGGAGAGTTTGTTCACCAGGTATAG
- the LOC119575455 gene encoding transcription initiation factor TFIID subunit 11-like: MVPARKSRRQSKPPAKLQDFVYEDGREKEKGVTTPEKKRVEGSTKHTQHNKKQTPNKPQIPDSQEPRRSGRTPKLSEKLKSYLNDKGDAKTEVESTAKKQSKKALTSHGTPTDSIHLKEPQVTLRKLPVSSGVKNLKPHTKSQNLLRNKSPRLPSTPERNVKGNERQASSKRKKMTKRKLSEMEGIEMRAKPSPSNPQRPISKTKKTRVSTNGSCERLASESDESQEKDEEEEAQEDEDREEGRLEERRSIDSVRQINKDMMTQLLNFGAEIAEAMASSNEKLLEVINKENNLHNSLHTFKIEGDDDFDEEEADKILDWLEKEELQRGAYRKKIIDSMRASHESNMTLFNQLLKKLQSLSSSLRC, translated from the exons ATGGTACCAGCAAGGAAGAGTAGACGGCAGAGCAAGCCACCAGCAAAGTTGCAAGACTTTGTATATGAAGATggtcgagagaaagagaaag GTGTTACCACTCCAGAGAAGAAAAGGGTTGAAGGT agcaccaaacatacacaacacaacaaaaaacaaaccccaaacaaacccca aattccaGATTCACAAGAGCCAAGGAGAAGTGGAAGAACACCAAAATTgagtgaaaaattaaaaagttactTAAATGACAAag GTGATGCCAAGACAGAAGTTGAGTCAACTGCAAAGAAGCAGTCCAAGAAGGCCTTAACATCTCATGGCACTCCAACAGATTCCATTCATCTTAAAGAACCACAAGTAACATTGAGAAAACTGCCTGTCTCCTCAGGAGTCAAAAATCTGAAGCCTCACACAAAGAGTCAAAACTTGCTGAGAAATAAGAGTCCACGTTTACCTTCCACTCCTGAGAGAAATGTGAAAGGGAACGAGAGGCAGGCTTCaagcaagaggaagaaaatgactaAGAGAAAGTTGTCAGAAATGGAAGGCATTGAGATGAGGGCCAAGCCTTCACCCAGCAACCCCCAAAGGCCCAtctcaaaaacaaagaaaaccagaGTGTCAACAAATGGGAGCTGTGAAAGACTGGCAAGTGAAAGTGATGAGTCtcaggagaaagatgaggaagaggaggcacaAGAAGATGAAGATCGAGAAGAAGGAAGactagaagaaagaagaagcattGATTCTGTGAGGCAAATCAACAAAGACATGATGACACAACTTCTGAATTTCGGCGCTGAGATTGCTGAAGCCATGGCCAGTAGCAATGAGAAGTTACTTGAAGTgatcaacaaagaaaacaactTGCATAACTCTCTGCATACATTCAAGATTGAGggagatgatgattttgatgaggaGGAGGCTGATAAGATTCTAGACTGGCTGGAAAAAGAGGAACTGCAACGAGGAGCATATCGGAAAAAGATTATAGACTCCATGCGGGCCTCACATGAATCTAACATGACACTCTTTAACCAACTTCTAAAAAAGCTTCAGTCTTTATCTTCATCCCTGAGATGTTGA